Proteins encoded within one genomic window of Dyadobacter chenhuakuii:
- the cobA gene encoding uroporphyrinogen-III C-methyltransferase — translation MKLTLIGAGPGDPDLITLKGVKALQKAKVVLYDSLAHPSLLDYCPENCVKILVGKRFGKTSCTQDDINALIVENARIYGEVVRLKGGDSFIFGRGYEEVVYAAQFGIESEIIPGISSSYAAPALAGIPLTSRGLSESFWVITGTTKQHALSNDVHLAAQSTATVVILMGLHKLNEIVSIYSKLNKSDEAISIIQNGTLANQKVVTGKISNISALAQVSEIASPAVIVIGKVAALPDLSYKHIEQLMQQGSVASEAN, via the coding sequence ATGAAACTTACACTCATTGGTGCCGGGCCAGGAGATCCGGACCTGATCACTTTGAAAGGGGTTAAAGCGTTACAGAAAGCCAAAGTGGTTTTGTACGACTCCCTCGCCCACCCTTCCCTGCTCGATTATTGTCCTGAAAACTGCGTTAAAATTTTGGTCGGCAAGCGTTTTGGTAAAACCAGCTGTACCCAGGACGACATCAATGCGTTGATCGTTGAGAATGCGCGTATTTACGGAGAAGTTGTCCGTTTGAAAGGCGGCGATTCATTCATTTTCGGTCGGGGTTATGAAGAAGTTGTTTATGCTGCGCAATTCGGCATTGAATCAGAAATTATCCCCGGCATTTCCAGCAGTTATGCAGCTCCGGCATTAGCTGGCATCCCATTGACTTCGAGAGGATTAAGCGAAAGTTTTTGGGTCATTACCGGCACAACAAAACAGCATGCGCTTTCCAATGATGTACATTTGGCCGCACAATCCACGGCAACCGTCGTGATCCTGATGGGCTTGCATAAGCTGAACGAAATTGTTTCTATTTATTCAAAACTGAACAAATCGGACGAGGCCATTTCCATCATTCAAAACGGCACATTAGCAAATCAAAAGGTCGTAACAGGCAAGATCAGCAACATTTCGGCATTGGCCCAAGTGAGTGAAATTGCTTCTCCGGCTGTAATTGTGATCGGAAAAGTGGCTGCATTGCCAGATCTGAGCTATAAGCACATTGAACAACTGATGCAGCAAGGATCTGTTGCGAGTGAAGCGAATTAG
- a CDS encoding HEPN domain-containing protein produces the protein MSEILISDKVSAVAKRDIIDLNQKINAFNTGETPEEAFRKFRLTRGVYGQRQPGVQMIRIKLPYGRITADQLVRIADTSDKFATGNLHATTRQDIQLHFVKLSDSPQLWADLEDAGITLKEACGNTIRNVTASSIAGIDPDEPFDVTPITHSIFSYFLRNPINQDMGRKFKIAVSSSEKDSALAFIHDVGLIAKMGVNEAGETVKGFKVLIGGGLGAQPFSAQTAFEFLEEDKVIPFIEALLRVFDRYGERVRRHKARMKFLLNDIGLEEMMARVEEQRVALKNKIFTIPEDLFGTKEVESITFAPRPSLTEAEILNIASQSIEAEKLDIFTKWLRTNTFEQKQKGWYAVQLRVLLGDMHSDTARQLANVVRQYAADDIRVTVNQGYVLRFVKGEDLVAIYHELSKLGLAAPGFDSTMDITTCPGTDTCNLAISSSYGITRVLEDVMRDEFPEMIYNQDIKIKISGCMNGCGQHNASNIGFHGSSIKNGKLVLPALQVLLGGGFTGDGVGLIGDKVIKVPTKRGPEALRTIFNDFEANAYDGEYFNQYYQRQSKNYFFQLLKPIADLTTLQDDDYRDWDHDELFKTEIGVGECASVLVDLVATTITEGQEKLNLAKENYESGIWADAIYHAYNVLITGAKGLLMTKDVTLNTQYGIVNDFDTHFGQDFKYETPAEFAREDKAEAPFRSLAFSINHFEPTQEFATYFLSKAEEFLNFVRNTRESQLVETGEPVLQELSFGKDS, from the coding sequence ATGAGCGAAATATTGATTTCTGACAAAGTATCCGCTGTTGCGAAGCGCGATATCATTGATTTGAACCAAAAAATCAATGCATTTAACACGGGCGAGACACCCGAGGAAGCATTCCGTAAGTTTAGGCTTACACGCGGAGTCTATGGCCAGCGCCAGCCGGGCGTCCAAATGATCCGTATCAAGCTGCCTTACGGTCGCATTACGGCGGACCAGCTTGTCAGGATCGCGGATACTTCCGACAAATTTGCAACGGGTAATCTGCACGCAACCACGCGCCAGGACATTCAGCTGCACTTTGTAAAACTTTCCGATTCGCCGCAATTGTGGGCCGATCTTGAAGATGCCGGTATCACATTGAAAGAAGCCTGCGGAAACACGATCCGTAACGTAACGGCTTCATCGATCGCTGGAATTGATCCGGACGAGCCGTTTGACGTGACGCCAATCACGCATTCCATATTCAGCTATTTCCTCCGCAACCCGATCAATCAGGATATGGGCCGGAAGTTTAAAATTGCCGTTTCTTCTTCTGAAAAAGATTCAGCATTGGCATTCATTCACGACGTCGGGCTTATTGCTAAAATGGGCGTGAACGAAGCAGGCGAAACGGTGAAAGGTTTCAAAGTGCTGATTGGCGGCGGATTAGGCGCACAGCCTTTTTCTGCACAAACGGCTTTTGAATTTCTCGAAGAAGATAAAGTAATTCCTTTCATTGAAGCATTGCTCCGCGTTTTTGACCGTTACGGTGAGCGCGTGCGTCGCCATAAGGCGCGTATGAAGTTCTTGCTGAACGACATCGGCCTTGAAGAAATGATGGCCAGAGTTGAAGAACAACGCGTTGCGCTGAAAAACAAGATTTTCACAATTCCGGAAGATCTGTTTGGAACGAAAGAAGTGGAATCAATCACTTTCGCTCCGCGTCCATCTTTGACAGAAGCTGAAATTTTGAACATTGCTTCTCAAAGCATTGAAGCGGAAAAGCTTGATATTTTTACAAAATGGTTGAGAACCAACACTTTTGAACAAAAACAAAAAGGCTGGTACGCTGTTCAATTACGCGTCCTTTTGGGCGATATGCATTCGGATACAGCGCGCCAGCTTGCCAATGTGGTTCGTCAGTATGCTGCGGATGACATTCGTGTAACGGTGAACCAAGGTTATGTGCTTCGTTTTGTAAAAGGTGAAGACTTGGTTGCGATTTATCACGAATTGTCAAAATTAGGACTTGCAGCGCCTGGTTTTGACAGCACAATGGACATTACAACTTGCCCGGGAACGGACACTTGTAACCTGGCCATTTCAAGCAGCTATGGAATTACGCGCGTGCTGGAAGATGTAATGCGTGACGAATTCCCTGAAATGATTTACAATCAGGACATTAAGATCAAAATAAGCGGATGTATGAATGGTTGCGGCCAGCATAATGCGTCCAACATTGGTTTCCACGGAAGCTCTATCAAAAACGGCAAGCTGGTTCTTCCCGCATTGCAGGTTTTGCTGGGCGGTGGATTTACAGGTGACGGCGTTGGTTTGATCGGCGATAAAGTGATCAAGGTTCCGACCAAACGCGGTCCTGAGGCGCTACGCACGATTTTCAATGATTTTGAAGCCAATGCATATGATGGCGAATATTTTAACCAATATTACCAGCGTCAGAGCAAAAATTACTTCTTCCAATTGCTGAAACCGATTGCGGATCTCACCACTTTGCAAGACGACGATTACCGCGACTGGGACCACGACGAATTGTTCAAAACAGAAATCGGGGTTGGAGAATGTGCAAGTGTGCTCGTTGACCTTGTAGCCACGACGATCACAGAAGGACAGGAAAAATTGAATCTTGCCAAAGAAAACTACGAATCAGGAATCTGGGCGGATGCGATTTATCATGCCTATAATGTGCTGATCACCGGCGCGAAAGGTTTGTTAATGACCAAAGACGTGACTTTGAACACGCAGTATGGCATCGTAAATGACTTTGACACGCATTTCGGACAGGATTTCAAATATGAAACACCGGCTGAATTTGCCCGCGAAGACAAAGCCGAAGCGCCTTTCCGTTCATTGGCATTCAGCATCAATCATTTCGAGCCTACACAGGAATTTGCGACTTACTTCCTGAGCAAAGCAGAAGAATTCCTGAATTTCGTTCGCAATACACGTGAATCACAATTGGTTGAAACCGGCGAGCCTGTTTTGCAAGAATTGTCATTCGGAAAAGATAGTTAA
- a CDS encoding sulfate adenylyltransferase subunit 1, whose protein sequence is MDLLRFITAGSVDDGKSTLIGRLLYDTKNILADQMEAIERASKSRNVGEIDLALLTDGLRSEREQGITIDVAYKYFQTPNRKFISIDAPGHIQYTRNMVTGASNADLAIILVDARHGVVEQTRRHSLIASMLGIPHVIVAINKMDLVGNSEDAFLEIAKSYQELASKLNIKDLTLIPVSALNGDNIVDRSVNMPWYTGETLLSVLENVNVLKDQNQEDGRFSVQYVIRPQTDELHDYRGYAGRVQSGTFKKGDMIKVLPSETESRIAKIEFGGNEIEEASVLESVTILLEDDVDISRGDTIVSVTNSPIVSQDIEALVCWMDDKKTLKAGNKYVLQHGTARSRCSIRDIEYQIDINSYEKLDEVDSLKLNDVARIVLRTAQPIAYDPYQKNRANGAAILIDETSNVTVGACMIE, encoded by the coding sequence GTGGATTTACTAAGATTTATAACAGCAGGTTCCGTGGACGATGGCAAGAGTACGTTGATCGGACGCTTGCTTTACGATACAAAAAATATATTGGCGGATCAGATGGAGGCCATTGAGCGCGCGAGTAAGAGCCGCAATGTGGGCGAAATTGATCTGGCGTTGCTTACGGACGGCCTTCGTTCAGAGCGTGAGCAAGGGATTACGATTGACGTTGCTTACAAATATTTTCAGACGCCTAACCGCAAGTTTATCAGCATTGATGCACCTGGACACATTCAGTATACCAGAAATATGGTTACGGGTGCTTCTAATGCAGATTTGGCGATCATTCTCGTGGATGCGCGTCACGGCGTTGTTGAACAAACCCGTCGTCATTCATTAATTGCTTCCATGCTGGGCATTCCGCATGTGATTGTTGCGATTAACAAAATGGATCTGGTTGGCAACTCGGAAGATGCGTTTTTGGAGATTGCGAAATCTTACCAGGAACTGGCTTCCAAACTGAATATCAAAGACCTGACATTGATTCCGGTTAGCGCCTTGAATGGCGATAACATTGTGGACAGATCCGTAAATATGCCCTGGTATACAGGCGAAACATTGCTTTCTGTTTTGGAAAATGTCAATGTTTTGAAAGATCAGAATCAGGAAGATGGCCGTTTTTCAGTTCAATATGTGATCCGCCCTCAGACGGACGAATTGCACGATTACCGCGGATATGCGGGACGTGTGCAAAGCGGAACATTCAAAAAAGGCGATATGATCAAAGTTTTGCCGTCTGAAACCGAATCCAGGATTGCTAAAATCGAATTTGGCGGAAACGAAATTGAGGAGGCCTCTGTTTTAGAATCTGTGACGATCTTGCTGGAAGACGACGTGGACATCAGCCGCGGCGACACCATTGTTTCGGTCACCAATTCACCGATTGTGAGCCAGGATATTGAGGCGCTCGTGTGTTGGATGGACGATAAAAAGACTTTGAAAGCGGGCAATAAATACGTTTTACAGCACGGAACAGCAAGATCGAGATGTTCTATCCGCGACATTGAATACCAAATTGATATTAATTCCTACGAAAAGCTGGATGAGGTTGATAGCCTGAAACTGAACGACGTTGCCAGAATTGTATTAAGAACAGCACAACCCATCGCCTACGACCCATATCAGAAAAACCGCGCGAATGGCGCAGCAATCCTGATCGACGAAACGTCAAATGTGACCGTAGGAGCTTGCATGATCGAATAA
- the cysD gene encoding sulfate adenylyltransferase subunit CysD: MSISVKEVSDISDQEARRKSPDYLDQLEAEAIYIMREVAGQFERPALLFSGGKDSITLVRLAQKAFAPGKIPFPLVHVDTGHNFIEAINYRDELAEQIGAKLVVRYVEDTIKAKGLKEQTGKNASRNWLQTFTLLDTIEEFEFDACIGGARRDEEKARAKERIFSFRDEFGQWDPKRQRPELWNLFNGRIHKGENVRVFPISNWTELDVWAYLKRENITLPSIYFAHERELILRDGKLLNNTPVIEKDEYDQIVTRQVRFRTVGDMTCTAAVESSAATLDEVIAEITVSRISERGETRIDDQQTEAAMEDRKKGGYF, encoded by the coding sequence ATGTCAATTTCAGTTAAAGAAGTGTCGGATATCAGCGATCAGGAAGCGCGACGCAAGTCACCCGATTATCTGGACCAGTTGGAGGCCGAGGCGATTTACATTATGCGTGAGGTCGCAGGCCAGTTTGAGCGCCCTGCATTGTTGTTTTCAGGTGGAAAAGATTCTATCACATTGGTAAGACTGGCCCAAAAGGCCTTTGCCCCCGGAAAAATCCCCTTTCCACTGGTGCACGTTGATACCGGACATAATTTTATTGAAGCGATAAATTACCGCGACGAACTGGCCGAACAAATCGGCGCAAAACTGGTCGTTCGCTATGTGGAAGACACCATAAAGGCGAAAGGTTTAAAAGAACAAACCGGCAAGAATGCAAGCCGTAACTGGCTGCAAACCTTCACTTTGCTGGATACAATCGAAGAATTTGAGTTTGATGCCTGCATCGGCGGTGCACGTCGTGACGAAGAAAAGGCTCGTGCGAAAGAGCGCATTTTCTCATTCCGTGACGAATTCGGTCAGTGGGATCCAAAACGTCAGCGTCCTGAACTTTGGAACTTATTCAACGGCAGAATCCATAAAGGTGAAAACGTGCGCGTTTTCCCAATTTCTAACTGGACAGAACTGGACGTTTGGGCATATCTGAAAAGAGAAAACATCACATTACCATCCATTTATTTCGCCCACGAGCGTGAATTGATTTTGAGAGATGGCAAATTGCTAAACAACACGCCTGTTATCGAAAAAGACGAATACGACCAGATCGTAACGCGTCAGGTTCGTTTCAGAACGGTTGGTGACATGACCTGCACGGCGGCTGTAGAGTCGAGTGCTGCGACGTTGGACGAGGTTATTGCTGAGATTACTGTTTCCAGGATTAGTGAGAGAGGTGAGACGCGGATCGATGATCAGCAGACGGAAGCGGCGATGGAAGATAGGAAAAAGGGGGGTTACTTCTGA
- a CDS encoding phosphoadenylyl-sulfate reductase, whose amino-acid sequence MNETIISSLNAAIEGKSETESLAILADLFPGEVVFSTSLGYEDQVITDFILKNNLNITIFTLDTGRLFGETYMTLQKTNNRYDTKIKVYYPQTDSVETLVSTKGPLSFYDSVENRKECCFIRKVEPLNRALKGAKIWVTGIRAEQSGNRHDMPQLEWDEAHQLVKFHPILHWSFEEVKGYVKSNGIPYNPLHDKGFVSIGCAPCTRAIQEGEDFRAGRWWWEDESKKECGLHAK is encoded by the coding sequence ATGAACGAAACAATAATATCTTCTTTAAACGCGGCCATTGAGGGCAAGAGTGAGACGGAGTCGCTGGCGATTCTGGCGGATCTTTTTCCTGGCGAGGTTGTGTTTTCGACTAGCCTGGGCTATGAAGATCAGGTTATTACGGATTTTATTTTAAAGAATAATCTGAATATTACGATCTTCACGCTTGATACGGGACGGCTCTTCGGCGAGACTTATATGACGCTGCAAAAGACGAATAATCGTTACGATACGAAGATCAAGGTTTACTATCCGCAAACGGATTCAGTCGAAACATTGGTCAGCACGAAAGGACCTCTGAGCTTTTACGATTCGGTTGAAAACAGGAAGGAATGTTGCTTTATCCGCAAAGTGGAGCCTTTGAACCGCGCTTTGAAAGGTGCGAAGATCTGGGTTACGGGCATCCGGGCAGAACAGTCAGGAAACCGACATGATATGCCGCAGCTGGAATGGGACGAAGCGCACCAGTTGGTGAAGTTTCACCCGATTTTGCATTGGTCATTTGAAGAGGTGAAGGGATATGTTAAATCGAATGGCATTCCTTATAACCCATTGCATGACAAAGGCTTCGTAAGTATTGGCTGCGCGCCTTGCACCCGTGCGATCCAGGAAGGCGAAGATTTCCGCGCCGGACGTTGGTGGTGGGAAGATGAATCGAAAAAAGAATGTGGCCTGCATGCTAAATAG
- a CDS encoding trans-sulfuration enzyme family protein: MKKQTKAIRTQTPKTKYREHSTPLFLTSSFTFESAQQGKALFEETEEGNIYSRFSNPTVQEFVDKVCLLEDCEDGVATATGMAAVFASMAALLKTGDHIIASRALFGSAHQVITQILSKWGITYTYLDADASEADWEAAVQPNSKMVYLETPSNPGLDLVDLAMVGKLCKKHNLIFNVDNCFASPALQNPAEYGADLIVHSATKYMDGQGRVLGGVVVGKKEYIKELRFFCRQTGPSMSPFNAWVLTKSLETLGLRMDRHCSNALALAEALEKHPDVKSVRYPFLESHPQHELAKQQMSAGGAIVTIDLEGGFERVSAFMDALEIASLSSNLGDTRTIVTNPNTTTHAKLKPEEKKALGITEGLIRISVGLEDIEDLIEDFTNAVEVSVKSDILD, encoded by the coding sequence ATGAAAAAACAAACCAAAGCGATACGCACGCAAACGCCGAAGACCAAGTATCGCGAGCATTCAACACCATTGTTCCTGACCAGCAGCTTCACATTTGAAAGCGCGCAACAGGGAAAAGCACTTTTTGAGGAAACCGAAGAAGGCAACATTTACAGCCGTTTTTCCAATCCTACCGTGCAGGAATTTGTTGATAAGGTTTGTCTTTTAGAAGATTGTGAAGATGGCGTTGCAACTGCAACGGGTATGGCAGCAGTTTTCGCAAGTATGGCTGCATTACTCAAAACCGGCGATCACATTATCGCAAGTCGTGCATTGTTCGGCTCTGCACATCAGGTGATTACGCAAATTTTGAGCAAATGGGGCATCACATACACGTATCTGGATGCGGATGCAAGCGAAGCGGATTGGGAAGCTGCGGTTCAGCCGAATTCCAAAATGGTTTACCTGGAAACGCCTTCAAACCCAGGTCTTGATCTGGTAGACCTTGCCATGGTTGGAAAACTTTGCAAGAAGCATAACCTGATCTTCAACGTAGACAACTGCTTCGCATCACCAGCCTTGCAGAATCCTGCTGAATATGGCGCGGATCTGATCGTTCATTCTGCGACGAAATATATGGACGGCCAAGGCCGTGTCTTAGGTGGTGTCGTTGTTGGAAAAAAAGAATATATCAAGGAGTTACGCTTTTTCTGCCGCCAGACAGGACCATCCATGTCGCCATTCAACGCTTGGGTTTTGACTAAAAGTCTTGAAACATTGGGATTAAGAATGGACAGACATTGTTCAAACGCATTGGCACTTGCTGAAGCATTGGAAAAACATCCGGATGTAAAATCCGTAAGATATCCATTCCTGGAATCGCACCCGCAGCACGAACTGGCCAAACAGCAAATGTCAGCCGGTGGTGCCATTGTCACGATTGATCTGGAAGGTGGTTTTGAGCGTGTTTCCGCATTTATGGATGCACTGGAAATTGCTTCTCTATCATCAAACCTAGGCGATACAAGAACCATCGTAACCAACCCAAACACAACCACCCACGCCAAACTGAAACCAGAAGAGAAAAAAGCACTAGGCATTACCGAAGGCCTCATCCGCATTTCAGTAGGCCTGGAAGACATTGAAGATTTGATAGAAGACTTCACAAACGCCGTGGAGGTGTCGGTGAAAAGTGATATATTAGACTAA
- a CDS encoding TSUP family transporter — protein sequence MDVAYIASGDPEEDRRLAALAREKGQVVFLRDLPDESDVRFNASSNVTLPIEAEHKPTRNNTKTPLTWETIQQKIWAATIRKRTRTEVAVNIFSAIALMVLGHLLFTFFTYDRLTVLWNELELSEGFFYYVLGGFVAQMIDGALGMAYGVTAATFLLTLGVPPSAVSASVHTSEIFTSGVSGYMHLKFGNVNSKLFKKILFPGVLGAITGAYLLSSFEKYIYVIKPLVAVYTLILGILIIQKALKKRVEKKPMTKIGWLAMAGGTLDSIGGGGWGPIVTSTLIARGRHPKYTIGSVNLAEFFVSLASSVTFISLIGFSHWQVVLGLILGGMAAAPIAANLSRKLPIKTMMIMVGTVIIIVSLRIIYMVLSSL from the coding sequence TTGGATGTAGCCTACATCGCAAGTGGTGATCCTGAGGAAGATCGGCGCCTGGCGGCTCTGGCCCGGGAAAAGGGTCAGGTGGTTTTCCTCCGCGATCTTCCTGATGAATCCGATGTTCGTTTTAATGCTTCGTCTAATGTTACTTTGCCAATTGAAGCTGAGCACAAACCAACAAGGAATAATACAAAAACGCCGCTGACCTGGGAAACGATACAGCAGAAAATCTGGGCCGCCACCATTCGTAAAAGAACACGCACCGAAGTTGCGGTTAACATCTTCTCCGCGATAGCGTTAATGGTCCTCGGTCACCTGCTTTTCACCTTCTTCACTTACGACCGCCTGACTGTTCTCTGGAACGAACTCGAATTGAGTGAAGGTTTCTTTTATTATGTTTTGGGCGGTTTTGTGGCGCAGATGATCGACGGCGCATTAGGCATGGCCTATGGCGTTACGGCAGCTACATTTCTGCTCACATTGGGCGTTCCGCCTTCGGCTGTAAGCGCGAGCGTACACACTTCTGAAATATTTACCAGCGGAGTTTCGGGCTATATGCACTTGAAATTCGGTAATGTGAACAGCAAGCTTTTCAAAAAAATCCTGTTTCCGGGCGTTTTAGGCGCTATTACGGGTGCTTACCTCCTATCTTCTTTTGAAAAATACATTTACGTTATCAAGCCTTTAGTGGCTGTTTATACATTAATTCTGGGAATTCTTATCATCCAGAAAGCGTTAAAGAAGCGAGTTGAAAAGAAGCCAATGACTAAGATCGGCTGGCTGGCGATGGCAGGCGGAACGCTCGATTCGATCGGCGGCGGCGGCTGGGGACCTATTGTAACATCTACATTGATCGCCCGCGGACGTCACCCGAAATACACCATCGGATCAGTCAACCTGGCGGAGTTTTTTGTTTCACTCGCAAGTTCAGTTACCTTCATCAGCCTCATCGGATTTTCGCATTGGCAGGTCGTGCTCGGGCTCATATTGGGTGGTATGGCCGCTGCCCCGATCGCCGCAAACTTATCCAGAAAACTACCGATCAAAACCATGATGATAATGGTTGGAACCGTGATTATCATTGTGAGTTTGAGGATCATTTACATGGTTCTGAGCAGTTTATAA